One Colias croceus chromosome 7, ilColCroc2.1 genomic window carries:
- the LOC123693282 gene encoding uncharacterized protein LOC123693282 isoform X2, which produces MRAERCRRATLAALTALLALAPSLAEQDVTTTATFDPSKRGKMMYGDTCSTVMECGYPDSVCDEVHKICRCHPDVPVTNHVDKCGKPAGINETCSFNEQCEDVVFKTECRNERCVCKYELVAEVSVDGGIVCNPEKEVEISTKTLDPAMIGVLVGMALMFVIICVVLRLFSRARWRENRTIFNTPNPRLMNVSLLRDSKLLHSQDRRGSRVSVRPPSRQASQQELRPHSPSPGSRRGSKASSGHSGTSLRSATLRSPNAPGPTSVTVEIRPPDA; this is translated from the exons ATGCGGGCCGAGCGCTGTCGGCGGGCGACGCTCGCCGCGCTCACGGCGCTGCTGGCACTCGCGCCCTCACTGGCGGAGCAAGATGTTACTACTACCGCTACCTTCG ATCCTTCGAAGCGGGGTAAGATGATGTACGGGGACACATGTTCCACGGTGATGGAGTGTGGGTACCCGGACTCCGTGTGCGACGAGGTGCATAAGATCTGCCGGTGTCATCCTGATGTGCCAGTTACTAACCATGTTGATAAGTGTGGCAAAC CTGCGGGAATCAACGAGACCTGTTCATTTAATGAACAATGCGAAGATGTTGTTTTCAAAACAGAATGTCGGAACGAGCGGTGCGTCTGCAAGTATGAGTTGGTCGCAGAGGTGTCCGTGGACGGGGGAATTGTTTGCAATc CCGAAAAAGAAGTAGAAATCTCGACCAAAACCTTGGACCCGGCAATGATAGGCGTGTTGGTTGGCATGGCTCTGATGTTCGTCATCATCTGTGTTGTTTTGCGTTTGTTTAGCAG AGCACGATGGAGGGAAAATAGAACCATCTTCAACACGCCCAATCCTCGATTGATGAATGTGTCTCTACTCCGAGATTCCAAACTTTTGCATTCGCAG gaTCGTCGTGGATCTCGAGTAAGCGTTCGACCCCCTTCACGACAAGCGAGTCAACAAGAACTCAGACCACACTCACCAAGTCCAG GTTCTCGGCGGGGATCGAAGGCCAGCAGTGGTCACTCTGGTACCTCTTTGAGATCTGCCACGCTTCGTTCGCCGAATGCTCCGGGGCCGACATCGGTCACTGTCGAAATACGCCCCCCGGACGCGTAA
- the LOC123693282 gene encoding uncharacterized protein LOC123693282 isoform X3 — MRAERCRRATLAALTALLALAPSLAEQDVTTTATFDPSKRGKMMYGDTCSTVMECGYPDSVCDEVHKICRCHPDVPVTNHVDKCGKPAGINETCSFNEQCEDVVFKTECRNERCVCKYELVAEVSVDGGIVCNPEKEVEISTKTLDPAMIGVLVGMALMFVIICVVLRLFSRARWRENRTIFNTPNPRLMNVSLLRDSKLLHSQDRRGSRVSVRPPSRQASQQELRPHSPSPGNN; from the exons ATGCGGGCCGAGCGCTGTCGGCGGGCGACGCTCGCCGCGCTCACGGCGCTGCTGGCACTCGCGCCCTCACTGGCGGAGCAAGATGTTACTACTACCGCTACCTTCG ATCCTTCGAAGCGGGGTAAGATGATGTACGGGGACACATGTTCCACGGTGATGGAGTGTGGGTACCCGGACTCCGTGTGCGACGAGGTGCATAAGATCTGCCGGTGTCATCCTGATGTGCCAGTTACTAACCATGTTGATAAGTGTGGCAAAC CTGCGGGAATCAACGAGACCTGTTCATTTAATGAACAATGCGAAGATGTTGTTTTCAAAACAGAATGTCGGAACGAGCGGTGCGTCTGCAAGTATGAGTTGGTCGCAGAGGTGTCCGTGGACGGGGGAATTGTTTGCAATc CCGAAAAAGAAGTAGAAATCTCGACCAAAACCTTGGACCCGGCAATGATAGGCGTGTTGGTTGGCATGGCTCTGATGTTCGTCATCATCTGTGTTGTTTTGCGTTTGTTTAGCAG AGCACGATGGAGGGAAAATAGAACCATCTTCAACACGCCCAATCCTCGATTGATGAATGTGTCTCTACTCCGAGATTCCAAACTTTTGCATTCGCAG gaTCGTCGTGGATCTCGAGTAAGCGTTCGACCCCCTTCACGACAAGCGAGTCAACAAGAACTCAGACCACACTCACCAAGTCCAGGTaacaattaa
- the LOC123693218 gene encoding uncharacterized protein LOC123693218: protein MKFENIIKKHIKTVGKNNVVDDIFTSALFYQQIFGQQILDPNWTWKKYFVRQLLMLFLFIYVFLGTLQCLKINNDAELLAEACYTIIMIVIFPVKMGLFIKNRLIFRSLYVSTKTTLINVIRSDSSVDINGILRYGNKIVLTLFCMVITPCCVYELTTLWNYISGNRTLLSRSTMILMPMTTPYFEIAWFLHTIFLFEISSTIILDMWFVVLIYFMCSALKSLANMLKIEQKRYQESNEDYADRLENALRTFNRTHLKLNKFLITLCEMYKVSAFIPLCNAAICICLILLLMSKEVNWRFAPHMLPMFAEIFAYNWFGEQIKTKMNDVRLALLYFDWTNLKAKDKKSYYIIVTYMTKDFGIKTISGKDLSLITMTAVLKISYQAFTVLQTMDG from the exons atgaaattcgaaaacattatcaaaaaacacattaaaaccGTTGGGAAAAACAATGTTGTGGACGACATATTTACTTCGGCTTTATTTTACCAACAAATATTTGGACAGCAAATATTAGATCCTAATTGGACTTGGAAGAAATATTTCGTTCGCCAACTACTCATGTTGTTTCTgttcatttatgtttttttaggcACGTTAcaatgtttgaaaataaataacgatGCGGAATTGCTAGCCGAAGCCTGTTACACTATTATAATGATCGTAATATTTCCCGTAAAAATGGGgctttttataaagaataggtTGATATTTCGCAGTCTCTACGTTTCTACAAAAACTACCCTTATAAATGTAATACGCAGCGATAGTAGTGTAGATATAAATGGTATACTAAGATATGggaataaaattgttttaacattattttgtatggTTATAACGCCTTGTTGCGTATATGAGTTGACTACTTTATGGAATTACATATCTGGAAATCGAACACTACTTTCAAGATCGACAATGATTTTAATGCCAATGACTACGCCATACTTCGAAATCGCTTGGTTCTTACatacgatatttttatttgaaattagcAGTACGATAATACTGGACATGTGGTTtgtagttttgatctatttcaTGTGCTCTGCTTTAAAGAGCTTAGctaatatgttaaaaattgaGCAAAAACGTTATCAGGAGAGTAATGAAGACTATGCTGATCGATTGGAAAATGCGCTACGGACTTTTAACAGGACTCATTTGAAGTTGAACAA GTTCTTGATAACATTATGTGAAATGTATAAAGTTTCCGCATTTATACCTTTATGCAATGCGGCTATCtgtatttgtttgattttgttgCTCATGAGCAAG GAAGTAAATTGGCGATTTGCGCCTCATATGCTGCCAATGTTTGCGGAAATTTTCGCTTACAACTGGTTTGGGGAACAGATTAAAACGAAG ATGAACGATGTGCGGTTGGCATTATTATACTTCGATTGGACTAATTTAAAGGCTAAGGACAAGAAATCATACTATATTATAGTGACGTATATGACGAAAGATTTTGGTATCAAGACTATAAGTGGAAAGGATTTGTCTTTAATTACTATGACTGCT gttttaaaaataagttaccAAGCATTTACAGTCCTCCAGACAATGGATGGATAA
- the LOC123693282 gene encoding uncharacterized protein LOC123693282 isoform X1: MRAERCRRATLAALTALLALAPSLAEQDVTTTATFDPSKRGKMMYGDTCSTVMECGYPDSVCDEVHKICRCHPDVPVTNHVDKCGKPAGINETCSFNEQCEDVVFKTECRNERCVCKYELVAEVSVDGGIVCNPEKEVEISTKTLDPAMIGVLVGMALMFVIICVVLRLFSRARWRENRTIFNTPNPRLMNVSLLRDSKLLHSQDRRGSRVSVRPPSRQASQQELRPHSPSPARPHQSHQLHRKHSGSRRGSKASSGHSGTSLRSATLRSPNAPGPTSVTVEIRPPDA, translated from the exons ATGCGGGCCGAGCGCTGTCGGCGGGCGACGCTCGCCGCGCTCACGGCGCTGCTGGCACTCGCGCCCTCACTGGCGGAGCAAGATGTTACTACTACCGCTACCTTCG ATCCTTCGAAGCGGGGTAAGATGATGTACGGGGACACATGTTCCACGGTGATGGAGTGTGGGTACCCGGACTCCGTGTGCGACGAGGTGCATAAGATCTGCCGGTGTCATCCTGATGTGCCAGTTACTAACCATGTTGATAAGTGTGGCAAAC CTGCGGGAATCAACGAGACCTGTTCATTTAATGAACAATGCGAAGATGTTGTTTTCAAAACAGAATGTCGGAACGAGCGGTGCGTCTGCAAGTATGAGTTGGTCGCAGAGGTGTCCGTGGACGGGGGAATTGTTTGCAATc CCGAAAAAGAAGTAGAAATCTCGACCAAAACCTTGGACCCGGCAATGATAGGCGTGTTGGTTGGCATGGCTCTGATGTTCGTCATCATCTGTGTTGTTTTGCGTTTGTTTAGCAG AGCACGATGGAGGGAAAATAGAACCATCTTCAACACGCCCAATCCTCGATTGATGAATGTGTCTCTACTCCGAGATTCCAAACTTTTGCATTCGCAG gaTCGTCGTGGATCTCGAGTAAGCGTTCGACCCCCTTCACGACAAGCGAGTCAACAAGAACTCAGACCACACTCACCAAGTCCAG CACGCCCTCACCAAAGCCATCAGCTACACCGAAAACACTCAG GTTCTCGGCGGGGATCGAAGGCCAGCAGTGGTCACTCTGGTACCTCTTTGAGATCTGCCACGCTTCGTTCGCCGAATGCTCCGGGGCCGACATCGGTCACTGTCGAAATACGCCCCCCGGACGCGTAA